The Quercus robur chromosome 7, dhQueRobu3.1, whole genome shotgun sequence genome has a segment encoding these proteins:
- the LOC126691624 gene encoding uncharacterized protein LOC126691624 translates to MGTISEAECALELEAMSKEDSSWHPCQVSFSSAEDGLLIEFGSQELEDMLLQDEETLTCLRFRSTPLQGDDCTHIEEGEHVLATHKSQFKSRFYDAKVEKVVRVRHSKKIYCRCTFTIKWLHQDLEGEAFTVPSNSIMKLATKSINDHPAVAVFLKSVKQMRSSCASLFPTVLEETDGEMDINKLLEKQIEDISNSATESKEKMSKDILLEIKVDNKGHIQPNTVSVCEVSISHAQAPHGQNQLNRSTQNSSKLPIDLQVKDQPSAAASIQEELPENRSHLSPLAARAALASLMSTNHMRIALDGTKMFNSSGLIDMPMKDKVSSEILDASIPVTSASDKVGNPLISTESMSQLVDLSSGITTKVNKSGKKESELTNSEVTLKCSKRERNVSQPTKAARITRSAVQKVTVMQNEGFQIETCSEEMKLMATTNKRRLTRSTVSEEKKNVVMEVKQVLEEKQTSHNRESCSPEGRLSVPESNVSKKSSVVSKKKKANSSLLDAEINIPDEERNKRQSSCEVKTTQQSEGKDSGNSQGQKRKSTSSKKQEPPRFSPRLRYLPRTRSQGKR, encoded by the exons ATGGGAACAATCAGTGAGGCAGAGTGTGCCTTAGAACTCGAGGCCATGAGCAAGGAAGACTCATCATGGCACCCTTGCCAGGTCTCTTTTAG CTCTGCTGAAGATGGTCTTCTTATAGAGTTTGGGAGCCAAGAGTTGGAGGATATGCTATTGCAGGATGAGGAAACTCTTACGTGTCTCCGCTTCCGTTCTACTCCTCTTCAAGGTGATGACTGCACGCACATTGAAGAAGGAGAGCATGTTCTTGCCACCCATAAATCACAATTTAAGAGCCGCTTCTATGATGCCAAGGTGGAAAAG GTAGTGAGAGTACGACACTCAAAGAAGATTTATTGTAGATGCACTTTCACTATCAAATGGCTTCACCAAGATCTGGAAGGAGAAGCCTTCACTGTCCCATCTAATTCAATCATGAAACTAGCAACTAAAAGCATAAATGACCATCCTGCTGTTGCCGTTTTCTTGAAATCAGTAAAACAGATGCGCTCATCCTGTGCATCTCTTTTTCCGACTGTGCTCGAAGAAACTGATGGTGAAATGGACATCAATAAATTGCTAGAAAAGCAGATAGAAGATATCAGCAATTCAGCCACTGAATCCAAGGAGAAAATGTCAAAAGACATTTTATTAGAGATTAAAG TTGATAACAAGGGACATATACAACCCAACACTGTTTCAGTATGTGAAGTAAGCATTTCACATGCTCAAGCTCCTCATGGTCAGAATCAGTTGAATAGGTCAACACAGAATTCAAGTAAACTGCCAATAGATTTGCAAGTCAAGGATCAACCATCAGCTGCTGCTTCCATCCAAGAAGAGCTTCCAGAAAACAGGTCCCATCTCAGTCCTCTTGCTGCTCGTGCAGCTCTGGCCTCATTAATGTCAACTAATCACATGCGTATTGCTCTGGATGGGACTAAAATGTTCAATTCCTCTGGCTTAATTGACATGCCTATGAAGGATAAAGTTTCCTCAGAAATATTAGATGCTTCCATTCCTGTCACTTCAGCCTCTGACAAAGTGGGAAATCCACTCATCTCAACTGAAAGTATGTCTCAACTAGTGGATTTATCTTCTGGAATAACAACCAAGGTCAATAAGAGTGGCAAAAAAGAATCAGAACTCACTAATTCTGAAGTGACTTTAAAATgttcaaaaagagagaggaatgtTAGCCAGCCTACTAAAGCTGCTAGAATAACTCGTTCAGCAGTTCAGAAAGTTACAGTAATGCAAAATGAGGGTTTTCAAATAGAGACTTGTTCTGAAGAAATGAAGTTAATGGCTACAACCAACAAGAGAAGGCTTACTCGTTCTACAGTtagtgaagaaaagaaaaacgtGGTTATGGAGGTCAAACAAGTGTTGGAAGAGAAACAGACAAGTCATAATAGAGAGTCATGTTCCCCTGAAGGAAGACTCTCTGTTCCTGAGAGCAATGTTTCTAAAAAGAGCAGTGTtgtatcaaaaaagaagaaagcaaacTCTTCACTGCTTGATGCTGAGATTAATATCCCTGATgaggaaagaaataaaaggcAGAGTTCCTGTGAAGTCAAAACCACTCAGCAAAGTGAAG GCAAAGATTCAGGCAATAGTCAAGGCCAGAAGAGGAAGTCAACTTCTTCCAAGAAGCAAGAGCCGCCACGGTTTTCTCCCAGACTACGGTATCTCCCTCGGACTCGCTCACAAGGCAAGCGTTAG
- the LOC126691625 gene encoding uncharacterized protein LOC126691625: MSSTEPRTDRTRAVWRVRLGSALRTILACTIVGCTTLYSPASVKHFLRYPAFSYVTTILIVSDATLGDALRGCWHALFATIQALLPSMLCLWVIAPARFTSELAAMAVATNAFLVALPESTHLMCKRIAFGQIVIVYVGAAINGAKARAITHPIHVASSTALGVLASLLAMLLPYPHLAFYELRKTCQLYAENAFERLDYFIDAISAQENTTARDLISKAMSLSKAGAKLLQSIKKNMDVMQWERPQTKLLKTRYINLGEKLQHMELPIRGMEMALNCSTASCIGSMMDEELREVLGSLKVQIGQKFERAKCSMPIDATITLLETKEQFLDMYLWKFRNISITQENLSTFFFLYSLELLLDDLPIAQVPECALEYTQNIDTEEYIDSQNQAMGSFNRTWSTLDIFPTSQSLVFAFKCSLSLGLAVLFGLMYNKENGYWSGLTIAISFVTGRQATFTVANARAQGTAMGSVYGILCCYIFQRFEDLRFLAMLPWIIFTNFLMHSRMYGQAGGISAVIGALSILGRTNYTSPSEFAIARISEACVGLICFLIVEILLNPARAATLAKTELSRTLGALQDWINSIVLCSNQKNMPASTLQALREKQNKLKTHFNDLEKFISEAGLEPDFWFLPFHGPCYGKLLESLSKMLDLTSFVTYKIEFLSQVSKRFALDLNELQERMNDDLELFKERVGSSLKHLEKATSIKSLAALEKELQKKVMSQDIELGNSPNVNAFRLFGTDEEEVENIMSSFLRHLNEEADKIYAKAIEEKLKSQIVLCLTGLSFCIGCLIRETMEIEKEVKELVKWENPKNHVN, translated from the exons ATGTCATCCACAGAGCCAAGAACAGACCGAACACGAGCTGTGTGGCGTGTGCGCTTAGGCTCTGCGTTACGGACCATACTAGCATGCACCATAGTTGGCTGCACCACTCTGTATAGCCCAGCCTCTGTCAAGCACTTTCTAAGATATCCAGCTTTTTCTTACGTGACAACAATCCTAATTGTGTCTGATGCGACACTAGGTGATGCTCTAAGAGGTTGTTGGCATGCCTTGTTTGCTACCATTCAGGCTTTGCTTCCATCCATGCTATGCCTGTGGGTGATTGCGCCAGCCAGGTTCACCAGCGAGCTAGCAGCTATGGCAGTGGCAACCAATGCATTTTTGGTTGCTTTGCCTGAGTCAACACACTTGATGTGTAAAAGGATTGCATTTGGACAGATTGTGATAGTGTATGTGGGTGCTGCCATTAATGGTGCAAAAGCTAGAGCTATCACACACCCAATTCATGTGGCATCAAGCACTGCCCTTGGAGTTTTGGCTTCTCTCCTGGCTATGTTGTTACCCTACCCGCACTTGGCCTTCTATGAG TTACGAAAAACATGCCAATTATATGCTGAAAATGCTTTTGAGAGATTAGATTACTTCATCGATGCCATTTCTGCCCAAGAAAACACAACTGCACGTGACCTGATTTCCAAAGCTATGTCCCTTTCCAAAGCAGGAGCCAAGCTTCTTCAaagtatcaaaaaaaatatg GACGTCATGCAGTGGGAAAGACCTCAGACGAAATTGTTAAAAACCCGTTACATTAACCTTGGAGAAAAATTGCAACACATGGAATTACCAATAAGAGGGATGGAAATGGCCTTAAATTGTAGCACAGCTTCTTGTATTGGCAGCATGATGGATGAAGAGCTCAGAGAAGTTTTGGGAAGTTTGAAAGTACAAATAGGCCAAAAATTTGAGCGAGCTAAGTGCTCTATGCCCATTGATGCAACAATAACTCTTTTAGAGACAAAGGAACAATTTTTAGACATGTACCTTTGGAAGTTCCGAAACATATCCATAACCCAAGAAAATTTGTCAACATTCTTCTTCTTGTATTCTCTAGAATTGCTCTTGGATGACTTACCAATTGCTCAAGTCCCTGAGTGTGCTTTGGAATACACTCAGAATATTGACACTGAAGAATATATTGATTCACAAAATCAAGCAATGGGTAGCTTCAATAGGACCTGGAGCACTCTTGACATATTTCCTACAAGCCAGAGTTTGGTTTTTGCTTTTAAGTGTTCACTTTCTCTAGGTCTTGCTGTGCTATTCGGTTTGATGTACAACAAGGAAAATGGATATTGGTCGGGACTCACGATTGCTATCAGTTTTGTAACAGGACGACAAGCCACGTTTACAGTTGCAAATGCTCGAGCACAAGGCACAGCAATGGGATCAGTCTATGGAATCCTATGTTGCTATATTTTCCAAAGATTTGAGGATTTAAGGTTCTTAGCAATGCTACCTTGGATTATTTTCACCAATTTTCTAATGCATAGCAGAATGTATGGCCAAGCTGGTGGAATTTCAGCAGTTATAGGGGCATTATCAATCTTGGGTAGGACAAATTATACCAGTCCAAGTGAGTTTGCAATTGCTAGAATTTCAGAGGCATGCGTTGGATTAATTTGTTTCCTCATAGTAGAGATTCTTTTGAATCCTGCAAGAGCAGCAACTCTGGCCAAAACTGAACTTTCAAGGACCTTGGGGGCACTTCAAGATTGGATCAACAGCATAGTTCTTTGTTCTAACCAGAAGAACATGCCAGCTTCCACTTTGCAGGCATTGAGAGAAAAGCAGAACAAACTGAAAACTCATTTCAATGATTTGGAAAAGTTCATTTCAGAAGCAGGTTTGGAGCCTGATTTCTGGTTCTTGCCTTTTCATGGTCCTTGCTATGGTAAGCTCCTAGAATCTTTGTCAAAGATGTTGGACCTTACAAGTTTCGTGACTTATAAAATAGAGTTCCTCTCACAAGTATCAAAAAGATTTGCACTTGATTTGAATGAGCTCCAAGAACGCATGAATGATGATCTAGAGCTATTCAAGGAAAGAGTTGGCTCTTCATTGAAACACCTTGAAAAGGCGACTTCAATCAAGTCCCTTGCAGCATTGGAGAAAGAGTTGCAAAAGAAAGTCATGTCTCAAGACATTGAGTTGGGAAATTCACCAAATGTAAATGCGTTCCGGCTCTTTGGTACAGATGAAGAAGAGGTTGAAAACATTATGAGTTCTTTTCTTCGACACTTGAATGAAGAAGCTGACAAGATTTATGCTAAGGCAATTGAGGAGAAGCTTAAGAGCCAAATAGTTCTATGTTTGACTGGCCTGAGCTTCTGCATTGGTTGTTTGATAAGAGAAACGATGGAAATCGAGAAAGAAGTAAAAGAACTAGTCAAATGGGAAAATCCCAAAAACCATGTAAattaa